The Acomys russatus chromosome X, mAcoRus1.1, whole genome shotgun sequence genome segment ttttttcattttggaaagctAATAACTGGCACcccctgtttactcaggtaatcaagtttattacttttcaagtctctgataaggttgaagaccagatagtttagttttataatttagcTTGGTTCGTTAGAGGAAAAGGATgggagaaatattgtaattaaaatacaatttcaaaaataaacaatataaaagttcaataaaaataattttccttattttcctgctttgacaaatcagctgtgattaacaaccAGTTTACATCGCTGGCTAGAGCTGTATTTCACTAGCACAGGGAGACACTGGTcagatgaggcagaaggataagaTGAAGTTAATAAGCGTCCCACTGAGATCACATGAAATGTGCTTCATTAGGACAATAGAGTAGTGGTCAGCACTCAGAATCTAAGTGTCTAAGAGGCAAAGGCTACATCTCAAGCTGACAGCTGTTCTTCCTCTTGGAATATATACTTCAGCTATACCTTATCTATCTTTTGAGGGAACAGTGATTATTCTCAGTGACTTGGAAAGGATGTCTTTTTGTTGACCTGTTTTGCTCTATATCCTCAAACAATTTCAACACTTTCTTTCTTATGTCATTTGTAGTATGATGGATagatttatgtcaatttgacataagatAGGTTTCTATTAGGAGAAGGagccataatttaaaaaaatctccccaCCATATTGGCCTGTGGAAAAGCCTGTTGTCCATTTTATTGTTTGGTGAATAATGTGAGAGGgtccagttcactgtgggtggtgccaaccctGTGTTGGTAGTACAGAGTGCATTAGGGAAGCAGGCAAAAAGGTATTGAGATTAAACAATTAATCAGTATTTCTACATGCCCTTTGCATCAATTGCTGCTTCCAGTTCAGCACTCATTTCCTTGTACAATAGGCTacctgttaaaaaataaaataaaacctctttCCCATGCCCTAAGGGATAATTTTGGTCACAGAATTTTCATATCGGTAATATAAACCCTTACTGTATGTATTGAATGAGTATGTCACTTGATTGAGGTCTTAGGTACCCTACATTAGGTGAAGaactttttcatattttctggATGTGTTGTTGGTTgtgaacacttactgctcttttcAGATGGCACAATACACATGTAGGTCCCTAAGTACATTCTTTGAAATAATGctgataaaattatatttccctttctccaaacaAATCAGGTTCTTTGGGTATTTTTGGCCTTCAGGGCTGAAATGAGACAATAGAAATTTTTACTTACCATTTCCTGGATAACCTATATATATtcgattttgttttcttgacttatAACGTAACTTTTCCCATTATAAAGGCACATCTCCTCTGGATTTCTAGGGGCTTTTCACATAAGTCAAACTGAATCACTCACTATAATGCTGACATTAATATGCTGTGATGGTTTACACTCACAGTTAATTTCACAAgatctagagcagtggttgtcaactttcctaattctgtgaccttTTGATAAAGTACTATATGTTGGGGTGACCACAGCCTTAAAATTATCTCATTGGTATTTCAAAACTGTAATCCTCTGCTGTTATCAGtcacaatataaatatctgatatgcaggataatTGATAAGGGATCCTGTGCTGTGGTGAtacaaaggttgagaaccgcgGATCGAGAGTCAAACACAATAAATTTCTGGCCACAGATTAGAGAGATTATCTAGAATCCTTAGTCTATGGAGAATGGCTATACAGGGCTATTTTAAATAGGTGAGTTGGACTGGGAAACCCTGGCCTAAAAGTGGGAAGAATTATTCTCTAGGCTTGTATTCTAGACTACATGAatagagaaagcagaaaaagcaCAAATTTCTCCCTTTTTTACGTTATCACCATAGATAAAATGTAACCATCTTTCTAAATATCCTGCCACCATGACTATTGACTGGGTCCCAGACTCATTTCTAGAATTTATTTGGGGCTTTTATTGGGGGATCCCTCAAGCTAATCCATTCCATTCAATTTAGACATAGTTAGAATTAATTCAATGTACTATTGTTGGTGCTATTTCTGTAGggtgtagggttttttttcttctataccTCCCTAAGAAATGTCTCCCAACAGGAAAATGCATGAAAAATGTAACAAACTATAAGAGAGAATACCTGTTACACTAATAAGCTACAGGAGAGTCTGAAAATGTTTTGACTATAACATAATTGGAGCACATAGGGACAAAATATGGGATGAAACATCtcaaatttttaaactttaggaAACTAGAAATGAATTAAACCCTCAATGAAAAGGCAAGAAAATATTGGGAAACTCTTCACAGGTACTTTGACAAAAGCATTGTGGAGACTCCTTACAGTAATCTGAAACATAGTTTGGGAATTTTAATCTCGTGGATATTTGCACTTATTATGATATGAGGTAAGTGCTTTAATTTTTATGAGCTTAGATAACGATGTAAAGTTTCATATATTCTAACACTCCattctatatatactatatttcttGATCATTTACCTTGTTGCACCAGTAATAAAAGTCCAGACCTCATAAGACTAAgcagaaaagattttatttaatgaaaatccATAAGCCAATCAATGAACTACTGAAACAACCAAGAGAGGAAATATAAGAGGAGGCCCACTTGCCCTGCTTGGGCATGGTCTTGAATCTGAAAGTTTTAGGTGTATATCTGAAGAATACTTGTGATTAGTCCTTGTACTTTTGGATTTTCAAGTCTATGGAAGATGGAAACTTAAGTTGAAATGATAGAACACACTTCGTACCTTGAgggaagagtgaaagaaagggCAATGGTGCCACCTactagaaataagaaagaagaaagggttgcCATTGCCAGTGCAATGCCAACTTTCTGGGTATCTGGGAAGGAGGGTGTGTGGAAATATGGGGGGAAGGCAATCCCATCCTTGCGAATGATGGATACATAATTGTACAAGATGGTAAGGAAGACAAAGCTGCTGGCAATGATGTTCAGAATCCCTGGAAGACAGAATGGATTGTAGGTGGCTTTCTTCCGGAGTCTCCCTGAGTACAATTTACAAAGTGCAATGATGTCAGATATTGCAGCAAGCATGCCGAGACGGCTGGAAATGAGTAGCAGGTGTTGGGCCACTCGAATATCCAAAGGAATGAAGGTGTCCTGGTAGCTGTATTGATAACACACTCTGACAATGCTGGAATTCCTTTCCTGGTGGTGAACGCAGGTTCTCCACATCCCGACTAAGGTCATGCTGGGCTTGGAGTCCAGTGGATCTTGAAAGCACCACACTCGCCACTCGGGGAGGCCCATAGAAACACTACAAAGGAACCATGCTAGAGTAGCCACAGCAAAACCTCCTAGCTGCAGATTGGCATGGTTTCTGACCATTGGCATGGTGACAGTGAACACTTGGTAACTGCAAAGAAACACAGGACATCATAAGGATGGGATTTTCAGTCCTGGGTGAATGTCTCCTGTGGGATCAATACCAGGGGAGAAGGGTTATGTTGAAAAAGTGAGCCTTTGACCAGGAAATCTCCTTCACAGAATCTGTTCTGGTCAAAGTCAGAGAAGGGCCACCTCTTTGGCAACATTTTCTAGCAGGTTGGTAATCCATACCACAACatctaagataatttttttattgcTACTACCAAGACTGTTGATTGTTCTCTATATCTTGGCAATAATGCCCTATTGCTGAACATATCAGTTACTTATATCATCAAACGTGGACGCTTCATCCAGACTGAGTAGCTAGAAAGTATTTGTATGCTACAGGAAAATAAAGGTAACCATCAATAATATTTGGGTTCAAATCCTGAGACATACAGTAATGACTTGCTTTTAAGATATACTGGtataatatttctaaaaatgttatGTAGATAACCAGCCACTTTTTATTGGACTTAATATTCACTCCATGACATAGGAACCCTATTTGACACTAATGTGGACAAGACCCTGGGATAACGTCACAGGCATAAAAGAAACCCTCATGCTATCATTTTGCTAGAGGAACATAGCAATAATATGACTCGTAAAATTATACGATGCTATGCTAAAAATTGATATCTAATTCATCACTCATCAAAAATGCTTCTTATGGTCAACAGTAATAATACAGAGACACATAAGCTGAACAATATAGAGAATAAATGATTTTGGAGCATTCATGCTAAATTGGATGTCTTTATAAAATCCCCTCCCTTTGCAGGATAGGAATtgatgtggaagaggaagaacaatTCATAGAACTAGAGGTCGtggattaataaaaagaaacagcatcttccacacacaaacaaggctgatgcacacatgaactatgaatttgccagcatgtgcaaggcctatACAagttaaaaccttaaaaataaatacaaagaaactgGGGTGGATGTGGGGCCCAACACCTGACCAAACAGTTATTTGCAATTAGTACATCCTAGGACATGgaaaataagttatatataataaactatcacTGGGTAATCAACCCCATCTCAGAGTTAAGACCATATACAGTAGGAGTCTACCAAATAAAAACAGACTTCATTTTCAGATACAGACAACCAAGCAAGCATTAAAAGAAGCATGCCTTTGCAAAGACACACTCCATAGAAACTACTTAGTGCCCAACATACCATTTACTTCAGTTTTCAGGTCCTCTCAAGACAGCATTAAGCCAAGAGCCTTTTGTAGACTCTGGCTACACTGAAATGGTAACACCATAGTAAATTAGGGACATGCCATACAGGTGCAGGTGATGTAATGATTCCTTATAGAGTTGAGGAGAGAAATTTTCATAGGAGTGGTAAATGGATCATCCTTGTGCCCATTACACTGAAATGTCAGTCCCAAAAGATCAAGCAATATGCGATTCTACTAAAATGAACCCTGATACAGTCACATCCAGATGAAGACAGTCCATGGGTGTTTCTAGCAGCCAGAGCAGTGAGAAACGATAGATGAGAATCAATGAGGACAGCATTTCAGTTGGAGAATGTGAACACTGGTGACATTTCCACATTCCTATGAATAGACACATAACCACAAATCTACATCTTCAAAGTCTTATGATATACATGCTTAAAAACATTAATTACATCTACAACAAAGATGGATGGAGCTTCTGCTTACATGTGATGCTGCCTCCAATTGAAGACAAGTAGCCAAGTGAACAGTTATGTGGCACAATGCGGAACTAGATGGATCAGCACTGCCAAGGAGGACAGAGCTTTCCTCGTGTGCCCTTCAAGGCTAGTTGCTGACTTCACAGTCAGCTGTGAGGTAACTGGCCTGCTTCAAAGTTCTGAGACCTTTATTGTGTCATCAAATTCTATCATTGAGCTCATCTTCCACATTTCAGCCTTTAGTGTGTGAGTGAAAAGACACTTTGGGTGCTAACCACACAAGGTTTTCAATTTCTAGTGCCATATGTTTTCTTATGCAACATTTGAAGTGTTTGATGTGTTTACTCGTGTGTTTCCCTGCTCATAGTCAAGACCTACCTGCATCAAGACTGATTCAGCCCTGTCTGCTGTGCAGTACATGTTTAGTTCTCTTTGAGGATGATTCCTAACCTTTTCATTGGGGGCAGTGACATTTTAGAAGAGTCACAGCCATGTATAGATCCAGATGCCAACAGAAGTGGCATCAACAATCCAGAAAATAGCCGGCTCAATTCATT includes the following:
- the LOC127184665 gene encoding claudin-34-like; this encodes MVRNHANLQLGGFAVATLAWFLCSVSMGLPEWRVWCFQDPLDSKPSMTLVGMWRTCVHHQERNSSIVRVCYQYSYQDTFIPLDIRVAQHLLLISSRLGMLAAISDIIALCKLYSGRLRKKATYNPFCLPGILNIIASSFVFLTILYNYVSIIRKDGIAFPPYFHTPSFPDTQKVGIALAMATLSSFLFLVGGTIALSFTLPSRNWTDLFYGKSAKSHCSWLFAVDVEDQKAAASAEDSGTSDWVFWTEPSWISFHKPSRISHAIRGRWCLQYIFDDVEGCLSISAYRVLESTGTLDPTSGMKPYCIWPMAY